A single window of Halodesulfovibrio sp. DNA harbors:
- a CDS encoding TolC family protein: MQTAFYLKKSVFILALSLFITTISGTTKSYCENISLSILEEQAIKHSPDLDKFSIETKLQQERLDDQQYDFYPSLRIQGNSEYSSDLSHGWGSVVSVGDIVQSTGTKYQNSVSVRANYVLYDFGARVQKELALKKSILASESTQLAEKLRLRISVLNSYAAALTLSQQMDNLKKIVDYSQELNNLTNRLRKAGKKGPIDSARVFTELKKRENELSLHEFELYKRLEELSFYTGNPLSKDTLFTELPRPDLSDFLFNVEKHPSIERYTYELASQQASTAASKGEYFPKVSLYSSYLLYGSNAKDMMKSYQDISESNFTVGVSLVVPITDAFRNQHRVSQSELTEKRIRAEQRKLKEQLQTEFNISQRQYKYLLKDQKQKRTMVHILQNELDMLERLKKAKEIDAETAIRRSIVLLEQKAALSKSVVELSHELLRLQYQMEATRHE; encoded by the coding sequence GTGCAAACTGCGTTCTATTTAAAAAAATCTGTATTCATTCTGGCACTCAGTCTTTTCATCACAACTATTTCAGGAACAACAAAGAGTTATTGTGAAAACATTTCTCTTAGCATATTAGAAGAACAAGCAATAAAACACTCACCAGACTTAGATAAATTTTCTATTGAAACAAAACTGCAACAAGAACGTTTAGACGATCAACAATATGATTTTTACCCTTCACTACGCATACAAGGGAACAGTGAATACTCTTCAGACTTAAGTCATGGATGGGGTTCAGTTGTTTCTGTTGGTGACATAGTACAATCAACAGGTACTAAATACCAAAACTCTGTATCTGTAAGGGCAAATTACGTTCTTTATGATTTCGGTGCTCGAGTTCAAAAAGAGTTAGCTCTGAAAAAATCCATACTTGCATCTGAATCTACACAGCTTGCAGAAAAATTACGACTTCGCATAAGTGTACTCAATTCCTATGCAGCGGCTCTGACTCTATCACAGCAAATGGACAATTTAAAAAAGATTGTCGATTACTCACAAGAGCTAAACAATCTTACAAACCGCCTGCGCAAAGCGGGTAAAAAAGGCCCTATTGATTCAGCCAGAGTCTTTACTGAACTAAAAAAAAGAGAAAACGAACTCTCACTGCATGAATTTGAATTGTATAAACGACTCGAGGAACTCTCTTTTTATACAGGTAACCCTTTATCCAAAGACACCCTGTTTACAGAGCTGCCACGCCCTGACCTATCAGACTTTTTATTCAATGTTGAAAAACATCCTAGTATCGAGCGCTACACGTATGAGTTAGCCAGTCAGCAAGCAAGTACAGCTGCATCAAAAGGGGAATATTTTCCAAAAGTATCACTGTACAGTTCCTACCTGCTTTATGGTTCAAATGCTAAAGACATGATGAAATCCTATCAGGATATTTCGGAATCTAACTTCACGGTTGGTGTCTCGCTAGTTGTTCCTATTACAGATGCTTTTCGCAACCAACACAGAGTTAGTCAGTCTGAACTGACTGAAAAAAGAATCCGTGCTGAACAAAGAAAATTAAAAGAACAGCTCCAAACTGAATTCAATATTAGTCAGCGCCAGTATAAATACCTGCTAAAAGACCAAAAACAAAAACGCACCATGGTACATATTCTTCAAAATGAACTCGACATGCTCGAGCGGTTAAAAAAAGCGAAAGAAATTGACGCAGAAACTGCAATTCGACGCAGCATTGTTCTTTTAGAACAAAAAGCTGCACTCAGTAAAAGCGTTGTAGAACTATCCCATGAATTGTTGCGCTTACAGTATCAAATGGAGGCTACAAGACATGAATAG